GCCTCGGCGGGTGCATTGCTAAAAATTCCGCTGTATAAAACCGGAAAATTTTTGGAGTTCGTTCAGACGAACAACGAGATATACGCTTTGGATATGAAGGGCGAAAACGTAGCCAAATTCAACTGGCCCAAAAACCTTCGCCTGGTTATCGGCGAAGAAGGCCCCGGCTTTAGCGGCGTCAAGGGCCTGAACCGCCTGTCTGTGCCGACAGACGGTGTTGAATCTCTGAATGCGACTGTTGCCGCATCCATTGCTTTATTCAGCTACGCTCAAAAACATTCTTAATACTAGTTCTGTGTGGGCTGTCTTGGTACCACACAAACTACACCACAACGATAGAAGCCTTTTTTCCAGCCGCCCCAGCAGTGTTTGTGCATGCGTTTGTAAGGCTTGTAGCAAGTCTTACCATCTGCAGGCACACACGTGTTGCCTTCATAAGCTTCGCCCGGTTTTTGATTTTCACAAATCTTGGCAGGACGATGCAAAGCCACTGTGCCCTCTTCGTTCATGGCGAAAAGACCGGAAACTGTCTCTTCAGCAAAAAGATTTCTTCCACCATGGCCTTTATTGCCACGGCCGTAGTCACATTTATAGTCACCATGTGGCGCCCATTTGCAATTTGCACGGGCATTACAAGCATAACCGCAGTGATAAATGCCCTTCTTCCAACCACCCCAGCAGTATTTGCGTGAGTTTACATATCCATCTGGACAAGTTTTTCCTGCTGGATCACAGGCACGTTGTAGCTCCATTTCGTCTGCAGCCGCTGGCTGTGGCACATCAGAACATTTTGCTGCCAAAGGATTCAAAACAACGGACCCATCAGCCGTCATTTGAAGTGTTCCTTGATATGCTTGAGCAGAACCGAAACCCAGTACGCTCAACAAAAGCAGTGTAGATAGAAATCTCATAGTAGTAATTCTCCCTTTAATAAAGTTCCGCAATCAGACCAAGAATTGAAACCCTTGTCACTTTTGAAAAGCGTAATTTTTAACAAGAGCGTTCCGGAATAAAAAAAGGCCCCCGAACGGGAGCCTTTGAAAATCAGAAATTTGATTTAGCAACTAGTCGTGGAAAGGGCCGCCGAAGCCGCCGTTGCCATCGTCATGTGCGTTGCGTGATTTTTCACAAACATAACCACAACGGTGGATACCTTTTTTCCAACCACCCCAGCAGTATTTATGCATGCGTTTGTAACCAGAGCCGCAGTTTACACCGTCAGCTGGACGACAAACAACCCATTGTTCCATGTCACCTGCAGTAGGACCTTGATCTTCGCAGATAACTTTTGCAGTTTTGAATTCAACTGCGCCATCTTGTTGAAGGTTCAAGATACCAGAGATTTCACCAGCAAATGCTTGTGGACCCGGAGCTGCACCAGCTCTTGGACGGCTGCATTTCCAGTCGCCACTGTGATTCCAACCGCATTGCTCTTGTGGCTTACAAGAGATACCGCACTTCTGGAAACCTTTTTTCCAACCGCCCCAGCAAAGCTTCGCGAATTGGTCGTAACCCGTTGGGCAAGAGTTGCCTGCTGGCTTACAATAGTTACCGTTTGCTACCGGTGTAGCAGGGCAAACGCCACCTTTTAGAGGTTGGATTTGTGCGCCTTCAAGTGTTGGAACAAGGGCACCTTCGAATGCCATTGCAGTAGAGCCAACAAAGCCCAAAGACAAAAGAATCATCAAAAACTTTTTCATTTTGTACTCCTGTTTAGTATTTAATTGTCCAAAGATTATGGGCGCAATCTAATGAAGACCACTTAACTAAGCAAGCGTTGTCGACTATCAAATTGCTATCGACGCGGGAGACAATCGTATAGAATAACAAAATCATGACAATTCATTCAGAAATTTCAAAATTGCAAAGCAAACCGAGAGCGAAAGTTCTTCAAAGATTCTTTAAAACCGGCCATGGTGAGTACGCCGAAGGCGACGTGTTTTTAGGGCTAACTGTCGGTCAAAGCCGCGCTATCGCTAAGCAATTCAAGGAATTGCCTCTCTCAGAACTAACTCATCTTCTATCGTCACCCATTCACGAAGAGCGACTTATTTCCTTAATAATTCTGACACAGCGTTATCGCAAGGCAGATGAGAAAGAGCAGAAAAAGATCTTCACCTTTTTGATTAAAAATCGAAAAGGAATCAACAACTGGGATCTTGTGGACACTATTGCTCCGGCGGTTTTTGGCCCTCACCTCTTCGACAAGGACCGCGTGATCCTTTATAAATATGCAAAGTCAAAAAATGTTTGGGAGAGAAGGATTGCGATCATCTCGACTTTCTATTTTTTGCGCCAACACGACTATCTGGACACATTGAAAATCGCAGAGCTGCTTCTGCAAGACGAACACGATCTTATTCACAAAGCCGTGGGCTGGATGTTGCGCGAAGTGGGCAAACGCGATGTAAAGACCGAAAAGAAATTCCTAAACAAACACGCGGCAGTCATGCCACGGACCATGCTTCGCTACGCCATTGAAAAATTCCCCGAGAAGGAACGCCTGCGCTATATGAAAATGAAGAAGGCCTAAACGCACAATCCCTCACATCCGCGAAAACCGCACCCACAGCGGATTCCCCGACTATCGTACAAATTTTTGACTCTTCTCAAAGACATTCCTTCTAAGCCTTAGACAGTTTTAAAAACAGTAAAGGTTTTCCGGGCCATGACCGATCATCTTGACATGGCAAGATTCATTATAAAAAACCTGCTTTTTATTTTGATCTCGGGATTTCTGGTTACTGCTTGCGGAAACAATTCCTCACTCAGCTCCAGTCAACTTTCCAGCACAACCGGCGACGACTCAGCAGCCGGAATTGAGACCCCTGATCCAACACCAACCCCTACACCGTCGGTAGAACCGACACCGTCACCAACACCTGGTGCTTTGGCTGTCGCCCCAATTTGGGAAGCTGCAAAAACTGATGGCAAACTATGGACCACGCACGTGATGACTCAACTTGAGGTTTTAGGAGAAGACCTTCTTGATGTGATTCCGGCTGACGGCACCACTTTCTGTCCGAAATACAACAGTCTGACTCGCGAACAACGTAAGAACTTCTGGGTCTACCTGATATCACAGATGACAAAGTATGAATCAAATTTCACACCTACGATGAACTACACGGAAAACTTCGATGACAGTTCCGGCAACAACGTGATCAGCGCTGGCCTTCTGCAGCTCTCAGTTGAAAGTGGCAACGCCTACGGGTGTGGCCTTAAAAAGACAACCGACCTGCATAATCCATATACGAACTTAAGCTGTGGTATCCGCATCTTAAATCGTTGGATGGGAAAAGATGCCCGTATCGCGGGACAGGTCAGCGGAAGCTGGAGAGGTGGCGCCCGCTACTGGGCCGTTCTGCGATCATCGAACTCGCCTTACGCAAAAATCGTGGCGGCGACCAAAGCGATTTCAATCTGTAAATAACCATTCCCTGGCAGCTCATTCCCCTGAATTGCCTCCCTTAAAACAAAACCCCATCTTTTTAGATGGGGTTTTACTTTTTAAACTTAGCAAGGAATCAGATTTTTCAAAGTTTCCGCAGAGGGTGGTTTTTCCCAAAGGGATATCACATACCCACCACCGCCTGAACCCGTGGGTTTCACGGCAATGGCTCCTTGCTCGCGCAACCAGGCAATGTGACTTGCCGGAGCCCCTTCATTCAGGCCCCATTTATCGAAGCACTCAGCACCCATATTCAGGGCCTGCACCAGAGTCTGCAGACCTTCTGATTCTGAATCCATCAACAACGCCTTCTGCGCTGTCTCGACGGCCTTGGCCATGTTCAGGTCAATTTGCTGGCCCACG
This is a stretch of genomic DNA from Bdellovibrio sp. GT3. It encodes these proteins:
- a CDS encoding DNA alkylation repair protein is translated as MTIHSEISKLQSKPRAKVLQRFFKTGHGEYAEGDVFLGLTVGQSRAIAKQFKELPLSELTHLLSSPIHEERLISLIILTQRYRKADEKEQKKIFTFLIKNRKGINNWDLVDTIAPAVFGPHLFDKDRVILYKYAKSKNVWERRIAIISTFYFLRQHDYLDTLKIAELLLQDEHDLIHKAVGWMLREVGKRDVKTEKKFLNKHAAVMPRTMLRYAIEKFPEKERLRYMKMKKA
- a CDS encoding transglycosylase SLT domain-containing protein, whose translation is MARFIIKNLLFILISGFLVTACGNNSSLSSSQLSSTTGDDSAAGIETPDPTPTPTPSVEPTPSPTPGALAVAPIWEAAKTDGKLWTTHVMTQLEVLGEDLLDVIPADGTTFCPKYNSLTREQRKNFWVYLISQMTKYESNFTPTMNYTENFDDSSGNNVISAGLLQLSVESGNAYGCGLKKTTDLHNPYTNLSCGIRILNRWMGKDARIAGQVSGSWRGGARYWAVLRSSNSPYAKIVAATKAISICK